From Cydia splendana chromosome 4, ilCydSple1.2, whole genome shotgun sequence, one genomic window encodes:
- the LOC134789612 gene encoding probable cytochrome P450 313a1, with product IAFFNEFAASGTTLVNGVTVILNIWATHRNPTFWGADAEQFRPERFLEGPLKHPSQFQPFSLPMRNCLGYNYAMMSMKTMLANMLRRYRILPPSHMDEHELQEPLKLSYDIMMRDIDNYEIRLERIEQKTRSTREGQI from the exons ATTGCCTTTTTTAACGAATTCGCAGCTTCTGGCACAACCTTGGTGAACGGGGTGACTGTGATACTGAACATCTGGGCGACGCACCGCAACCCCACCTTCTGGGGGGCTGACGCGGAGCAGTTCCGCCCGGAGCGCTTCCTGGAGGGGCCGCTCAAGCACCCGTCGCAGTTCCAGCCCTTCTCTCTGCCCATGAGGAACTGCCTTG GATACAACTACGCTATGATGTCGATGAAGACTATGTTGGCCAACATGCTGCGCCGCTACAGGATATTGCCGCCTTCCCACATGGACGAACACGAGCTCCAGGAACCCTTGAAACTCTCATACGACATCATGATGAGGGACATAGATAACTATGAAATAAGGCTAGAGAGGATAGAACAAAAAACCAGATCAACAAGGGAAGGCCAAATTTAA
- the LOC134789613 gene encoding uncharacterized protein LOC134789613, translated as MSNDNDNNSDETVPPAVLAENPPSTSTFPTTGVFRVGIRVPPFWPEEPAVWFAQLESQFTISGITSDTTKFYHVIGNLNPQFAIEVKDIILSPPESNKYDKLKTELIRRLSVSQEQKIRQLMLHEELGDRKPTQFLRHLRSLAGPSVPDDFLRQVWSGRLPNNVQTIVASQPRLPLDDIAELADRIQELAPSSRHVASTSAEPTGAVSELGRRVDQLAQQVEALLSEDNTQRRDRATKTQYLIDTGSDLCVFPRLLVNERRKKTDYELYAANSTVIATYGYITLHLDFGLRRIFEWRFTVADVSKPIIGVDFLIFYNLLVDCRNQKLIDKTTSLFTDAQQVSAAETISSIRTTLTNDSTYTLLLRDFPDITRPAGKLGAPKHDTVHHIRTTPGPPVSSRPRRLDPERLKIAKKEFDDMLQNGTARRSESPWSSPLHLVRKKNNGWRPCGDYRALNARTIPDQYPVRHIQDFAYMLAGKNIFSTIDLIKAYNQIRVYGPDIPKTSITTPFGMFEFPFMTFGLRNVAQTFQRFMDELLRGFDFAYGYLDDILISSSSEIEHKEHLSQLFRRLQDYGVLINTSKCVFGQSEVTFLGYRVSAQGISPLESKVQAINDFPAPQTVKELRRYLDIRFVSGKDNIVADALSRIEEVTKFLDYQALAEAQTSDTELSELLQGGSSLQLQKITAPVSGQFFSSSSPEPVVDISDFASRLRKHMSQLSPQPTSWHTSSNRPFYIPKDLKDSAYVFLRQGPERRSLEAPYQGPFKATKQLQIALIQIMVQMIKRHQTRT; from the exons ATGTCGAACGATAACGACAACAATAGTGATGAGACGGTACCTCCGGCAGTGCTAGCAGAGAATCCACCATCAACCAGTACATTTCCAACGACCGGCGTTTTCCGAGTCGGCATACGTGTTCCTCCGTTTTGGCCCGAAGAGCCGGCGGTATGGTTCGCACAACTCGAAAGTCAGTTTACTATATCCGGAATCACCAGCGATACAACTAAATTCTATCATGTAATTGGAAATCTCAACCCCCAGTTTGCGATTGAAGTTAAGGATATAATCTTATCGCCACCCGAATCAAATAAGTATGATAAACTGAAGACTGAATTAATTAGACGATTGTCAGTCTCTCAGGAGCAAAAAATTAGACAACTGATGCTACATGAAGAACTCGGCGATCGCAAGCCCACACAATTCCTGAGGCATTTACGAAGTTTAGCTGGACCATCAGTTCCTGATGACTTCTTACGTCAAGTTTGGTCTGGCCGTTTACCCAATAATGTACAAACTATTGTGGCGTCGCAACCAAGACTTCCACTCGATGATATAGCAGAGTTAGCCGACCGAATCCAAGAACTGGCACCAAGTTCGAGGCACGTAGCCAGCACATCAGCGGAACCGACGGGTGCCGTATCAGAATTAGGTCGACGCGTTGACCAGCTAGCACAGCAAGTGGAAGCTTTACTCAGCGAGGACAATACGCAACGCCGAG ATCGTGCAACAAAGACCCAATATCTAATCGACACGGGTTCAGACCTGTGCGTATTTCCGCGTTTACTTGTCAACGAACGTCGAAAGAAGACTGATTATGAATTATACGCCGCCAACAGTACAGTAATCGCAACGTATGGTTATATTACTTTACACCTCGATTTCGGCCTGCGACGAATTTTTGAATGGCGATTTACAGTAGCCGATGTCTCGAAGCCTATTATTGGCGTTGATTTTTTGATCTTTTACAATTTGCTCGTCGACTGCCGCAATCAAAAGCTTATTGACAAAACTACTTCTCTCTTTACTGACGCACAGCAAGTCAGCGCGGCTGAAACTATATCGTCGATTCGCACGACCTTGACTAACGACTCCACGTATACGCTACTTCTACGTGACTTCCCGGATATCACTCGCCCCGCCGGTAAACTAGGTGCCCCTAAGCACGATACAGTGCATCATATAAGGACAACACCTGGGCCCCCGGTCTCCAGCCGCCCTCGACGTCTGGATCCTGAGCGCTTAAAGATTGCTAAAAAAGAATTCGATGACATGCTGCAGAACGGCACAGCTCGCAGATCAGAGAGTCCATGGTCGTCACCTTTACACCTGGTGCGCAAGAAAAACAATGGGTGGAGACCTTGTGGAGACTATAGGGCGCTTAATGCTCGAACTATACCCGACCAGTACCCTGTTCGTCACATACAAGATTTCGCTTATATGCTAGCAGGCAAAAACATATTTTCCACCATAGACCTAATCAAGGCCTACAATCAAATACGCGTATATGGACCGGATATTCCCAAAACATCGATAACGACACCTTTCGGAATGTTCGAATTTCCCTTTATGACTTTTGGATTACGTAACGTAGCCCAAACATTCCAAAGGTTCATGGATGAACTCCTTCGCGGATTCGACTTTGCCTACGGTTACCTAGACGACATTTTGATCTCCTCATCCTCAGAAATCGAGCACAAAGAACATCTGAGTCAGCTCTTCAGACGACTTCAAGACTACGGTGTTTTGATCAACACTTCGAAGTGTGTCTTTGGTCAATCTGAAGTAACCTTTCTAGGATATCGCGTCTCAGCACAGGGCATAAGTCCATTGGAGTCGAAGGTGCAAGCTATTAACGACTTCCCAGCGCCGCAAACCGTTAAGGAATTACGAAGGTATTTGG ATATCCGATTTGTGTCTGGGAAGGATAACATAGTGGCTGACGCTCTCTCGAGAATCGAGGAGGTTACAAAATTCTTAGATTATCAAGCCCTCGCGGAAGCCCAGACTAGCGACACTGAACTGTCGGAGCTTCTACAAGGTGGATCTTCACTCCAGCTACAAAAGATTACAGCCCCAGTCTCAG GTCAGTTCTTCTCTTCATCTTCTCCAGAGCCAGTAGTAGACATCTCCGATTTTGCCAGTCGCCTTCGAAAGCACATGAGCCAACTTTCTCCGCAGCCAACATCATGGCACACGAGCTCCAACCGTCCCTTTTACATTCCGAAAGACTTGAAGGATTCTGCATATGTATTTCTACGTCAAGGTCCGGAACGACGATCTCTGGAAGCACCATACCAAGGACCGTTCAAG GCGACGAAACAGCTTCAGATAGCTCTGATTCAAATCATGGTGCAGATGATCAAACGTCATCAGACCAGGACCTAG